One window of Methylococcus sp. EFPC2 genomic DNA carries:
- a CDS encoding MotA/TolQ/ExbB proton channel family protein, with protein MEISETAIVDGTLCALGCFSLLTWSVILLKAGEVILSKLRNHRYIKQFVSGEDKLPDGPDSDRIPAGRVLQAGRATLAKASLHLSLNPDHHEAWYELIERAMRQQILKEKARMESGLGWLASIGSTSPFVGLFGTVWGIMHALKDIGANGNASLEVVAGPIGEALIATALGIAVAIPAVIAYNFFLRQNRRIIATLDHFASDFLHSSLESHLMQTTVNEHGRTVTE; from the coding sequence TCGGCTGTTTTTCCCTGCTGACCTGGAGCGTGATCTTGCTCAAGGCCGGCGAGGTCATCCTGAGCAAACTGCGCAATCACCGCTACATCAAGCAATTCGTGTCGGGAGAGGATAAGCTGCCCGACGGCCCGGACTCCGACCGTATACCGGCGGGACGGGTGCTTCAGGCCGGCAGAGCCACCCTGGCCAAGGCGAGCCTACATCTCAGCCTGAACCCGGATCATCATGAAGCGTGGTACGAGTTGATTGAACGCGCCATGCGCCAGCAGATCCTGAAGGAAAAGGCGCGCATGGAATCCGGTCTGGGCTGGCTGGCCAGCATAGGCAGCACCTCGCCCTTCGTCGGATTGTTCGGCACCGTCTGGGGCATCATGCATGCGCTCAAGGATATCGGCGCAAACGGCAACGCCAGCCTGGAAGTGGTAGCCGGCCCCATTGGCGAGGCGCTGATCGCCACCGCGCTCGGCATCGCCGTCGCGATCCCGGCGGTGATCGCCTACAACTTCTTCCTCCGGCAGAACCGGCGCATCATCGCCACGCTGGACCATTTCGCCAGCGACTTTCTGCATTCCTCGCTGGAAAGCCATTTGATGCAAACCACGGTGAACGAACATGGCCGTACAGTTACCGAGTGA
- a CDS encoding biopolymer transporter ExbD produces MAVQLPSEDEGGEMSEINVTPLVDVMLVLLVVFIVTAPLLTQVVKVKLPKTEQTEPAPDQHVAILSINAQGQPALDDRPVPLESLEAELKTLQERDPEISVQLQADRAAVFDAVAKVMAGAQRSGIGKLSFVTVQQ; encoded by the coding sequence ATGGCCGTACAGTTACCGAGTGAGGACGAGGGCGGGGAAATGAGCGAGATCAACGTCACGCCCCTGGTGGATGTGATGTTGGTATTGCTGGTCGTATTCATCGTGACCGCGCCGCTGTTGACGCAAGTCGTGAAGGTCAAACTGCCCAAGACCGAACAAACGGAGCCCGCGCCGGATCAGCACGTCGCCATCCTCAGCATCAATGCGCAGGGACAGCCCGCGCTGGATGACAGGCCGGTGCCGCTGGAATCCCTGGAGGCGGAACTCAAAACCCTGCAGGAACGCGACCCCGAGATCAGTGTGCAGTTGCAGGCCGACCGTGCCGCGGTGTTCGATGCCGTGGCCAAGGTGATGGCCGGTGCCCAGCGGTCGGGAATCGGCAAACTGTCATTCGTCACCGTGCAGCAGTAG